The following proteins are co-located in the Gorilla gorilla gorilla isolate KB3781 chromosome 18, NHGRI_mGorGor1-v2.1_pri, whole genome shotgun sequence genome:
- the LOC101129148 gene encoding LOW QUALITY PROTEIN: putative uncharacterized protein MGC34800 (The sequence of the model RefSeq protein was modified relative to this genomic sequence to represent the inferred CDS: deleted 1 base in 1 codon) codes for MGDLPWAPPEAQAPSTAGAGDVAEHQVAPPRFLQGAWRQAAGWLCRETGAAPGSAQAGPPETAHAADPQPRGPQAPPRLPPSLSPERVHPGQPAAPAEPAPGAPALRPGPSQPRGLRLPVPVPACARSSAPGSPAALPDSYPWPPPARNRSATLPPTSRVSPLAAFLASAPQR; via the exons ATGGGGGACCTGCCCTGGGCGCCGCCAGAGGCCCAAGCGCCCAGCACCGCAGGAGCTGGAGACGTCGCTGAGCACCAGGTGGCGCCGCCGCGGTTCCTACAGGGAGCCTGGAGGCAGGCTGCGGGGTGGCTGTGCCGGGAGACTGGAGCGGCTCCTGGCTCCGCGCAGGCAGGGCCCCCAGAGACAGCTCATGCAGCAGATCCGCAGCCCCGGGGCCCTCAGGCACCGCCGCGGCTACCGCCCTCGCTCAGTCCCGAGCGCGTCCACCCTGGC CAGCCAGCTGCCCCCGCTGAACCTGCGCCGGGCGCTCCGGCTCTCCGTCCGGGCCCCAGCCAACCCCGCGGGCTCAGGCTCCCAGTTCCTGTCCCAGCCTGCGCCCGCTCCAGCGCCCCCGGCTCTCCAGCTGCTCTTCCTGACTCCTATCCTTGGCCGCCCCCAGCGCGGAACCGATCCGCGACCCTACCTCCAACATCGCGGGTCTCGCCTCTCGCAGCCTTTTTGGCGTCCGCGCCTCAGCGTTGA